A portion of the Cryptomeria japonica chromosome 5, Sugi_1.0, whole genome shotgun sequence genome contains these proteins:
- the LOC131055482 gene encoding uncharacterized protein LOC131055482: MDKTEFSVLARNVATGRWFVVFISFLIMSVAGGTYIFGIYSQAIKTVLGYDQETLTTLGFFKDLGGNVGILSGLINEVTPPWVVLGIGAIMNITGYLMIWLSVTQRIAKPKTWQMYLYIYIGSNSQTFANTGSLVTCVKNFPQSRGSVLGILKGFVGLSGAIFTQIYHAIYGQNNTGVILLLGVLPSAVSLAVMLIVRPTKVITEKKELKRFYNFLYIALALAGFLMVMTVVENRVKKFPQSGYQIVAVFAILFLMFNLLVVVDAEIDKMKLEKLSSRRGQGSQKPLQIDIVGSKNKEQNPREIKLTDSRRGAPANQQEDKPESIRSSLARIFKGPTRGEDFTIPQALVSGDMIILFIATTCGVGTTLTAIDNMGQIGQSLGYTPVNISTFVSLISIWNFLGRVVSGYLSEFLLLKYKFPRPLLFTIIMLIACIGHIFIAFALPGSLYVASIIIGLSFGAQWPVVFAVISELFGLKYYATLYNFGAAASPLGSYLLSVRVAGKLYDKEARKQYFSAELLQGANAPATAHNKLTCMGHECFRLSFIIMTLVSLFGALVSGILVFRTRKFYRSDIYAQYRLEAEKSKEEDNDGEASVSNHGMNF, from the coding sequence ATGGATAAAACAGAGTTCTCTGTTTTGGCCAGAAATGTGGCTACAGGAAGATGGTTTGTGGTATTTATATCTTTTCTGATCATGTCCGTTGCAGGAGGGACTTACATATTTGGTATATACTCACAAGCGATTAAAACAGTCCTGGGCTATGATCAAGAGACTCTGACCACATTGGGATTTTTCAAAGATCTGGGAGGGAATGTTGGCATTTTGTCTGGTCTGATCAACGAGGTTACTCCACCATGGGTAGTTTTGGGCATAGGAGCCATTATGAACATCACTGGTTATTTAATGATCTGGTTATCTGTGACCCAAAGGATTGCCAAGCCCAAGACTTGGCAGATGTATTTATACATCTACATAGGATCCAATTCTCAGACTTTTGCGAATACAGGGTCTCTGGTTACCTGTGTCAAGAATTTCCCTCAGAGCAGAGGAAGTGTGCTGGGAATTCTTAAGGGATTTGTAGGGCTCAGTGGAGCAATCTTCACTCAAATATACCATGCTATCTATGGCCAGAACAACACAGGAGTAATTCTTCTGCTTGGTGTGTTGCCCTCTGCAGTATCCCTGGCTGTCATGTTAATAGTGAGACCCACTAAAGTGATTACAGAGAAGAAAGAGCTGAAGCGCTTCTACAACTTCCTTTACATAGCCCTAGCCCTCGCAGGGTTTCTGATGGTCATGACTGTGGTTGAGAATAGAGTGAAGAAGTTTCCACAATCAGGCTACCAAATTGTAGCTGTCTTTGCCATTCTTTTCCTTATGTTTAATCTTCTTGTGGTTGTTGATGCAGAGATTGACAAAATGAAGCTTGAAAAACTCTCTTCTCGGAGGGGACAAGGGTCTCAGAAGCCTCTGCAGATTGATATTGTTGGAAGTAAAAACAAGGAGCAAAACCCTAGGGAGATCAAGTTAACAGATTCGCGCAGGGGAGCTCCTGCGAACCAACAGGAAGACAAGCCCGAATCCATAAGATCCAGTCTGGCAAGAATTTTCAAGGGCCCAACCAGAGGAGAGGACTTCACCATTCCACAGGCCCTTGTGAGTGGGGACATGATAATCTTATTTATAGCCACTACTTGTGGGGTTGGAACCACTCTCACTGCCATTGATAACATGGGTCAGATTGGGCAATCTCTGGGATACACTCCTGTGAATATCAGCACTTTTGTTTCTCTCATCAGCATCTGGAACTTTCTGGGCCGTGTGGTGTCAGGATACTTGTCTGAGTTTCTCTTGCTTAAGTACAAATTTCCCAGACCTTTGTTGTTTACCATAATAATGCTTATTGCTTGTATTGGGCATATTTTTATAGCATTTGCTCTGCCTGGATCACTATATGTAGCCTCAATCATTATAGGCCTGTCTTTTGGAGCTCAATGGCCTGTGGTTTTTGCTGTTATCTCAGAGCTCTTTGGTCTAAAGTACTATGCTACTCTTTACAATTTTGGAGCTGCTGCAAGCCCACTGGGATCCTATCTTCTCTCAGTGAGAGTAGCTGGAAAACTATATGATAAAGAAGCCAGAAAACAGTACTTTTCTGCAGAATTGTTGCAGGGAGCTAATGCACCTGCAACAGCTCATAATAAGCTGACCTGCATGGGACATGAGTGCTTTCGCCTTAGTTTCATCATAATGACGTTGGTGTCATTATTTGGGGCTCTTGTTTCAGGCATTCTTGTTTTCAGGACAAGGAAGTTCTACAGAAGTGACATATATGCTCAGTACAGACTTGAAGCTGAAAAGTCCAAAGAAGAGGATAACGATGGTGAGGCTTCTGTTTCAAACCATGGTATGAATTTTTAG